One genomic window of Corvus cornix cornix isolate S_Up_H32 chromosome 24, ASM73873v5, whole genome shotgun sequence includes the following:
- the RNF214 gene encoding RING finger protein 214, with amino-acid sequence MGPGWEQGRGRGAALTDVPFPRSGSPLSAPESPGEPGPGGEADPAAAPGPGGDAEPGAGGAEAAGQSGAAAEEPDEEAAPARPSQNIAVQTDFKAADADVNTDQDIEKNLDKMMSERALLKERYQEVLDKQRQVENQLQVQLKQLQQRREEEMKNHQEILKAIQDVTIKREETKKKMEKEKKEFLQKEQDLKAEIEKLCEKGRRLLKEQEEKENKIASLIAEQSDEKQLWEMELDKLKNQHNEINRNILEETERAWKAEILSLESRKELLVLKLEEAEKEAELHLTYLKSAPPTLETMRPKQEWEMRLNRIRMTKQSVRDQFNDHIQMVRNGTKLSSLPQIPTPTLPPPPSETDFMLTAFQPNPSLTPRLPFPIGPVPVPMVMPSADPRALSFPLLNPAMSRPNQPSPPLPASQGRSSPVVASLIGTHSPHMPPAASIPPPPGLGGVNVPPEFHRPQPADKLEKLLEKLLTRFPQCNKAQLTNILQQIKTARRTMAGLTMEELNQLVAAKLAEQQERAAVGAQPLGRIRAPMFSAPLPQISTPMFLPPAQVAYPGTASHTPAACKLCLMCQKLVQPGDLHPMACSHVLHKECIKFWAQTNTNDTCPFCPSLK; translated from the exons aTGGGGCCGGGATGGGAGCAAGGACGCGGCCGCGGCGCAGCGCTGACCGATGTCCCCTTTCCGCGCAGCGGGAGCCCGCTCTCCGCCCCGGAGAGCCCCGGCGAGCCCGGGCCCGGCGGGGAGGCGGaccccgcggccgcccccggccccggtGGCGATGCGGAgcccggggccggcggcgcgGAGGCCGCGGGGCAGAGCGGAGCGGCAGCCGAGGAGCCCGACGAGGAGGCGGCCCCGGCCAGGCCGTCGCAGAACATTGCGGTGCAG ACCGACTTCAAGGCAGCCGATGCCGACGTGAACACGGACCAGGACATCGAGAAGAACTTG GACAAGATGATGTCTGAGCGGGCCTTGCTGAAGGAGCGCTACCAGGAGGTGCTGGACAAACAGAGGCAGGTGGAGAATCAGCTGCAGGTCCAGCTtaagcagctccagcagcggagggaagaggagatgaAAAACCACCAG GAGATCCTGAAAGCGATTCAGGATGTTACAATCAAGCGAGAAGAGACCAAGAAGAAgatggagaaagagaagaaagagttCCTGCAGAAAGAGCAGGATCTCAAAGCTGAAATTGAGAAACTCTGTGAGAAAGGCAGAAG GTtgctgaaggagcaggaggagaaggaaaacaagattGCCTCTCTGATCGCAGAGCAGTCCGATGAGAA gcagctgtgggagaTGGAGCTGGACAAGCTGAAGAACCAGCACAATGAAATCAACAGGAACATTCTTGAAGAGACAGAACGGGCATGGAAAGCAGAG ATCCTGTCCCTGGAGAGCcggaaggagctgctggtgttgAAActagaagaagcagaaaaagaagcagagctACACCTCACCTACCTCAA GTCTGCGCCGCCCACGCTGGAAACCATGAGGCCAAAGCAGGAGTGGGAGATGAGGCTGAACAGGATACGAATGACCAAGCAAAGTGTCCGA GATCAGTTCAACGACCACATCCAGATGGTGAGGAATGGCACAAAGCTGAGCAGCCTCCCCCAGATCCCGACGCCGACGCTGCCTCCTCCGCCTTCAGAA aCAGATTTCATGCTGACGGCATTCCAGCCCAACCCATCCCTGACTCCGCGGCTCCCCTTCCCCATCGGACCCGTCCCCGTGCCCATGGTCATGCCGAGCGCCGATCCTCGAGcgctctccttccctctgctgaaCCCCGCCATGTCCAGGCCcaaccagccctccccacccctgcctgcttcccagggaaggagcagcccgGTCGTGGCATCGCTCATTGGCACGCACAGCCCCCACATGCCTCCCgctgcctccatccctcctccGCCTGGCCTGGGAGGGGTGAACGTCCCTCCCGAGTTCCACAGGCCCCAGCCGGCCGAcaagctggagaagctgctggagaagctgtTGACTCGGTTTCCGCAGTGCAACAA GGCCCAGCTCACCAACATCCTGCAGCAGATCAAGACTGCCCGGAGGACCATGGCCGGCCTGACCATGGAGGAGCTGAACCAGCTGGTGGCGGCcaagctggcagagcagcaggagcgggCAGCGGTCGGTGCCCAG cctctgggccGGATCAGGGCCCCCATGTTCTCGGCTCCGCTGCCTCAGATCAGCACGCCCATGTTCCTGCCCCCGGCCCAGGTCGCTTACCCTGGAACAGCGTCACAT ACCCCAGCTGCCTGTAAGCTGTGTCTGATGTGCCAGAAGCTCGTGCAGCCTGGTGACCTTCACCCCATGGCCTGCTCACACGTGCTGCACAAGGAG TGCATCAAATTCTGGGCACAAACCAACACGAATGACACTTGCCCTTTTTGCCCAAGCCTCAAATGA
- the BACE1 gene encoding beta-secretase 1, with the protein MAPAWPWLLLWLGVLRALPAPPRIRLPLRGGAAPPSGLRQRRAPLDTEPDSAGSFVEMIDNLRGKSGQGYYVEMTVGSPPQKLNILVDTGSSNFAVGAAPHPFLRRYYQRQLSSTYRDLRKGVYVPYTQGKWEGELGTDLVTIPHGPNVTVRANIAAITESDKFFINGSNWEGILGLAYAEIARPDDSLEPFFDSLVKQTRVPNIFSLQLCGTGFSPNETEAVASVGGSMIIGGIDRSLYVGDIWYTPIRKEWYYEVIIVKLEVNGQDLNMDCKEYNYDKSIVDSGTTNLRLPKKVFEAAVKSIKTASSTEKFPDGFWLGEQLVCWQVGTTPWHIFPVLSLYLMGETTNQSFRITILPQQYLRPVEDVATSQDDCYKFAISQSSTGTVMGAVIMEGFYVVFDRARKRIGFAVSACHVHDEFRTAAVDGPHLHSNMEDCGYNIPQTDESTLMTIAYVMAAICALFMLPLCLMVFQWRCFRCLRRDHDDFADDISLLK; encoded by the exons ATGGCgcctgcctggccctggctgcTTCTGTGGCTGGGGGTCCTGCGCgccctcccggccccgccgcgcaTCCGGCTGCCGCtgcggggcggcgcggccccgccgtCGGGGCTCCGGCAGCGCCGGGCGCCGCTGGACACCGAGCCCGACAGCGCCGGCAGCTTCGTGGAGATGATCGACAACCTGCGGGGCAAGTCCGGGCAGGGGTACTACGTGGAGATGACGGTGGGCAGCCCCCCGCAGAAG ctgaatATCCTGGTGGACACAGGGAGCAGTAACtttgctgtgggagctgcaccACACCCCTTCCTCCGGAGATACTACCAGCGGCAGCT GTCCAGCACCTACCGCGACCTGCGGAAGGGGGTGTACGTGCCCTACACCCAGGGCAAGTGGGAAGGGGAACTGGGCACTGACCTTGTCACCATCCCGCACGGCCCCAACGTCACTGTCAGAGCCAACATTGCTGCCATCACGGAGTCAGACAAATTCTTCATCAACGGCTCCAACTGGGAAGGGATCCTGGGGCTGGCGTACGCCGAGATTGCCCGG CCTGACGACAGCCTGGAGCCCTTCTTTGACTCCCTGGTGAAGCAGACGCGGGTGCCCAACatcttctccctgcagctgtgcGGGACAGGCTTCTCTCCCAACGAGACAGAGGCCGTGGCCTCGGTGGGAGGCAGCATG ATCATCGGTGGCATCGACCGCTCGCTGTACGTGGGTGACATCTGGTACACCCCCATCCGCAAGGAGTGGTACTACGAGGTCATCATTGTCAAGCTGGAGGTCAACGGGCAGGACCTGAACATGGACTGCAAAGAg TACAACTATGACAAGAGCATCGTGGACAGTGGGACCACCAACCTCAGGCTGCCAAAGAAGGTGTTTGAGGCTGCAGTGAAATCCATCAAAACAGCGTCCTCG ACGGAGAAGTTCCCAGACGGCTTctggctgggggagcagctggTTTGCTGGCAGGTCGGCACCACCCCCTGGCACATCTTCCCGGTCCTGTCCCTCTACCTGATGGGGGAGACCACCAACCAGTCCTTCCGGATCACCATCCTGCCCCAG CAATACCTGCGCCCAGTGGAGGATGTGGCCACCTCTCAAGATGACTGCTACAAGTTCGCCATCTCCCAGTCCTCCACCGGCACCGTCATGGGCGCCGTGATCATGGAGGGCTTCTACGTGGTGTTCGACCGCGCCCGCAAGCGCATCGGCTTTGCTGTCAGCGCCTGCCACG TGCACGATGAGTTCCGGACGGCCGCAGTGGACGGGCCCCACCTGCACTCCAACATGGAGGACTGCGGCTACAACATCCCGCAGACGGACGAGTCCACGCTGATGACCATCGCCTACGTCATGGCGGCCATCTGCGCCCTCTTCatgctgcccctctgcctcATGGTGTTCCAGTGGCGCTGCTTCCGCTGCCTGCGGCGGGACCACGACGACTTTGCCGACGACATCTCCTTGCTGAAGTGA